The Alistipes megaguti sequence GTACCGAGAAGCGGGCGCTCTCTCCGACCTTCATCTCCCGCGTGGGGTTGACCCAATGGATGTCGCCCGGCAGGATGCGCAGCGCCGGCCGCCACAACCCCGGATGGGCGTCCCCCTCACCCACATAGATCACATTCTGCACGGTGTCCGTGGCCAGAATGAACAACGACTCCTTGCGGCCGCCGATTCCGAGTCCCTTGCGCTGACCGATCGTGTAGAAGTGGGCGCCGTTGTGCTCGCCGATCTTCTTTCCGTCGCGCACCGTATAGTGCCACGGTTCGGCCAGAGCGGCCAGCTCCTCGTCCGAAGTCTCCATGTCCGGAGCCGGCATGGCCGGTTTGCGGGCATACTTGGGCCACGAGGGGAGAATCTCATGGACGTTCCCGTGCTTCGAGGCGAGCTTCTGCTGGAGGAAAACCGGCAGATCGACCTTTCCGACGAAGCAGATTCCCTGCGAATCCTTGCGCTTGGCCGTGGCAAGTCCCTGCTCGGCGGCGATGCGCCGCACCTCGGGCTTCAGCAGCCCGCCGACCGGGAAGAGGGCCCGGCTCAACTGCTCCTGCGAAAGCTGACACAGAAAATAGCTCTGATCCTTGTTGGGGTCC is a genomic window containing:
- the mnmA gene encoding tRNA 2-thiouridine(34) synthase MnmA codes for the protein MARVVIGLSGGVDSSVAAWLLRQQGHEVIGLFMINWHDTTGTLEGDCPWHDDRLFAELVAKKLDIPLHVVDLSADYRTRVVDYMFAEYERGRTPNPDVLCNREIKFDVFLREALKLGADYVATGHYCRKEEELLPDGRIVYRLLAGSDPNKDQSYFLCQLSQEQLSRALFPVGGLLKPEVRRIAAEQGLATAKRKDSQGICFVGKVDLPVFLQQKLASKHGNVHEILPSWPKYARKPAMPAPDMETSDEELAALAEPWHYTVRDGKKIGEHNGAHFYTIGQRKGLGIGGRKESLFILATDTVQNVIYVGEGDAHPGLWRPALRILPGDIHWVNPTREMKVGESARFSVRIRYRQPLQGARLFIRREGAYLLFDEPQRGITPGQFAAWYDGDELVGSGVIDA